The Papaver somniferum cultivar HN1 chromosome 3, ASM357369v1, whole genome shotgun sequence genome includes a region encoding these proteins:
- the LOC113361010 gene encoding axial regulator YABBY 3-like, producing the protein MSSSSAFSLDHLSPSEQLCYVHCNLCDTVLAVSVPCSSLYKTVTVRCGHCTNLLSVNMRGLLLPAASNQLHLGHAFFPPPPPPPPTHHNLMEEISNLQPPNLLMDQQQHNPNYNESTIPRGGIYQDDLPRQPVANKPPEKRQRVPSAYNRFIKDEIQRIKAGNPDITHRQAFSAAAKNWAHFPHIHFGLMPDQTAGKKNNVRQQEGEDVPFKDGFFTAANNNQQLGVSPY; encoded by the exons atgtcaTCCTCTTCTGCCTTTTCTCTGGACCACCTATCTCCTTCCGAGCAGCTCTGTTATGTCCATTGCAACCTCTGTGATACAGTTCTTGCG GTGAGCGTTCCTTGTAGCAGTTTGTACAAGACAGTTACGGTTAGATGCGGTCACTGCACCAATCTTCTCTCTGTCAATATGCGTGGGTTGCTTCTACCTGCTGCATCTAATCAACTTCACCTTGGCCATGCCTTCTTccctccaccaccacctcctcctcctacTCATCACAATCTCATG GAAGAGATCTCAAACCTACAACCACCTAACTTGTTGATGGATCAACAACAACACAACCCTAACTATAACGAATCAACAATTCCAAGAGGGGGAATTTATCAGGATGATCTCCCTAGGCAGCCCGTTGCTAACAAAC CTCCGGAGAAGAGACAGAGAGTCCCCTCCGCATACAACCGTTTCATCAA GGACGAGATCCAACGAATCAAAGCTGGGAATCCAGATATAACTCATAGACAAGCGTTCAGTGCCGCTGCAAAGAAT TGGGCACATTTCCCACACATTCATTTTGGTCTCATGCCAGACCAAACTGCTGGAAAGAAAAATAACGTGCGCCAGCAG GAAGGAGAGGATGTTCCATTCAAAGATGGGTTCTTCACTGCAGCTAATAATAACCAGCAGCTGGGAGTCTCTCCCTACTAA